From the genome of Alteromonas stellipolaris:
ATTCATCAGAACCAAATGGGTCGCCTTCAGTGACCAATACACCTGGCAAATTGTCGATAAGCGCCAATGCGCTAGTCATCGGGGTCTGTTGCTTTTTCATTTCTGTTGACGTTGCACTATTAGCGTATGAAACATTACGCCCAGTCACTAATATTGATTCAACATCTTTGTCTTCTTCAGCGGCTTTAGCTTCAGCTTCTTGAGCAAGCGCATGCATTGATGTTAGTGACATCGCAGCAAGTACAGACAAAGTTATAAAACTTCGTTTTTTTGGCACATAAGTGTTCATAAAACTCCCGTTGAGTATTGTGTTTTATTTTCTGTTATTAGATAGATAGTGATGTTTTTATTTGAGGCTCTTACGGCCCTGAATCTATTTTTGTAAAATCGATTTCGTTGTCTTTAGGAGAACTATCGATATTTCTTACCGTTTTCGGCTTACGGTACAGCATGAAAAACGCGCAGCTGAAAAACAGGCCGATGACTAATGCACCTACCCACTGAATTTGTAAAAACTCTAACTTGAAAAGCAATGTAAGCAAGGAAAGCATGGCGACATTCATGGCAATATATTTCAATTTACCAAAGCGCTTTACCGTTAAATTGAGGTTGTCTGTATACAGGCGAATAAGCGAATCTAGGGAGTTAATAACAAATACAATTCCTACGAAGGCCATCGCAAAATTTTTCAAACCTGTAGTGGGTATACCTGCCTCGTGATATTGATAAATAACACTGAACCACACAGCAATAGGTATTGATGGAAATATCAGCATGGCGCCTAGCACTTGATAGGTGCGTAAGCCACCCACAAAACGCGAGGTAAACTGCCCAATCATGATGCTCCATGCGAACCACCAAAATAAATAAAACTCGTGGTAGTCGTTTAGCGGCAATACAAAGTGTTCTATATTTCCAAAGTAACTGCCTATCAGCTCTAAATTATGCGTAAAAGCAGCAATTTGACTGTCGCTCCCCAAGAACGCTCCAGCCCACATAAAGCCAATCAACGCGATAAACAACCATGT
Proteins encoded in this window:
- a CDS encoding BCCT family transporter — encoded protein: MTLWLNAGIIFTLLAIVVILAKWGNVKCIGVTPVRLFTFIAILFTSGLDVGLIMFPLTEFGGYENITANPEYAFTNPIAIEFGYWGFLIWGFYFLTCFYFCVVEPKVKFFEIPLVKFINNVVIIGTCAFTAFLLLSNLPWYLPAIGDGESIIPTFYFIVFAAICFAVYSSTDIKYVRLLSISTTWLFIALIGFMWAGAFLGSDSQIAAFTHNLELIGSYFGNIEHFVLPLNDYHEFYLFWWFAWSIMIGQFTSRFVGGLRTYQVLGAMLIFPSIPIAVWFSVIYQYHEAGIPTTGLKNFAMAFVGIVFVINSLDSLIRLYTDNLNLTVKRFGKLKYIAMNVAMLSLLTLLFKLEFLQIQWVGALVIGLFFSCAFFMLYRKPKTVRNIDSSPKDNEIDFTKIDSGP